One stretch of Burkholderia pyrrocinia DNA includes these proteins:
- a CDS encoding exo-beta-N-acetylmuramidase NamZ domain-containing protein, translating to MDAVESAQSLRSRCAAALTGALLLALAPVCARAEVDPAAALPPAAAIDAVIAAEIADRHLAGAVVVTGDADGVRVRVARGFRVTGTAAEAMTADTVFDLASLTKPVATAVAVMQLAERGELDLDTPAAHYWPAFAARGKADVTLRQLLAHTSGLPPGVSSSRALRSRAAVLADIVAMAPDARPGARVRYSDVNYVVLGQIVERVSRRPLDAWCAMHIFAPLGMASTAFRPPASLLARVAPTVVRDGRLIRGRVHDPIAAAMGGVAGNAGLFASADDLARFARMLLNGGTLGSARVLSRASITTLETPATLDAEGDLRTTGWAVAAPLVANRYRLPAVGVLQHLGYTGTALWIDPVTRRFAVVLTSRLYPDETGTAAPLREQVLRIVSSGAGPSTLPQIATRAPTMAEAVARSGRLPASHGPVLAGIDVLAADGFAAVAGKRIALITNRSGFDRFGTRTADLLAHAPGARLVALFAPEHGLGTDVDETFGDTIDAATGVTVHSLYGSHRRIAPELLADADVLVIDLQDAGVRFFTYLATLGYALEAAAAAHRPVLVLDRPNPLGADVVGGPVADPGPRTFTGYFPLPLQHGMTIGELARLFNDRMRIGAALTVVPMAHYARAMRFDATGLGWVPPSPNLRDTGALSLYPETGLVEGAALSVGRGTATPFGVVGAPWIDGHALADDLRAMRLGATFAPVRFVPAEGPYRGVPCDGVRIARLPGAAKPGEIGLALALVLHRRYPGLFRIDAIRASVGSREVADMLEAGRPLDDIERVVDTQTAAFAQARAAFLLY from the coding sequence ATGGATGCTGTGGAATCCGCGCAATCGCTACGATCCCGCTGCGCTGCCGCGCTGACCGGCGCGCTGCTGCTCGCGCTGGCGCCCGTCTGCGCGCGGGCGGAAGTCGACCCGGCCGCGGCGCTACCGCCGGCCGCCGCGATCGACGCTGTCATTGCCGCCGAGATCGCCGATCGCCATCTTGCCGGCGCGGTCGTCGTGACGGGCGATGCGGACGGTGTGCGCGTACGTGTGGCCCGCGGCTTTCGTGTGACGGGCACGGCCGCCGAAGCGATGACGGCCGATACCGTTTTCGATCTCGCGTCGCTGACGAAGCCCGTGGCGACGGCCGTCGCCGTCATGCAGCTCGCGGAGCGCGGGGAGCTCGATCTCGATACTCCGGCCGCACACTACTGGCCTGCGTTCGCCGCGCGCGGCAAGGCGGACGTCACGCTTCGGCAGTTGCTCGCGCATACGTCCGGGCTGCCGCCCGGCGTGTCGTCGTCTCGCGCGCTGCGCAGCCGCGCGGCGGTGCTGGCCGACATCGTCGCGATGGCGCCCGATGCGCGGCCCGGCGCGCGCGTACGGTACAGCGACGTCAACTACGTGGTGCTCGGCCAGATCGTCGAGCGCGTGTCGCGACGGCCGCTCGACGCGTGGTGCGCGATGCACATATTCGCGCCGCTCGGCATGGCGAGCACGGCGTTTCGGCCGCCTGCGTCGTTGCTGGCGCGCGTCGCGCCCACGGTCGTCCGGGATGGCCGCCTGATCAGGGGCCGGGTGCACGATCCGATCGCCGCCGCGATGGGCGGCGTGGCGGGCAACGCGGGCCTGTTCGCGAGCGCGGACGATCTCGCGCGCTTCGCACGCATGCTGCTGAACGGCGGCACACTCGGCTCGGCACGCGTGCTGAGCCGCGCCAGCATCACGACGCTCGAGACGCCGGCCACGCTCGATGCCGAAGGCGACCTGCGCACGACCGGCTGGGCAGTCGCGGCGCCGCTCGTCGCGAACCGCTACCGGCTGCCCGCGGTCGGCGTGCTGCAGCATCTCGGCTACACGGGCACCGCCCTGTGGATCGATCCGGTGACGCGCCGCTTCGCGGTCGTGCTGACGAGCCGGCTGTATCCCGATGAAACCGGCACCGCCGCGCCGTTGCGCGAGCAGGTGCTCCGCATCGTATCGAGCGGGGCGGGGCCCTCGACGTTGCCGCAGATCGCCACGCGCGCACCGACGATGGCCGAGGCCGTCGCCCGTAGCGGCCGGCTGCCGGCATCGCACGGACCGGTGCTGGCCGGCATCGACGTGCTCGCGGCGGACGGATTCGCGGCCGTGGCCGGCAAGCGCATTGCGCTGATCACGAATCGCAGCGGCTTCGACCGGTTCGGCACGCGGACCGCCGACCTGCTCGCGCACGCGCCGGGCGCACGGCTCGTTGCGCTGTTCGCGCCCGAGCACGGGCTCGGCACCGACGTGGACGAAACGTTCGGCGACACGATCGATGCCGCGACCGGCGTGACGGTTCACAGCCTCTACGGCAGCCACCGCCGGATCGCCCCCGAGTTGCTCGCCGATGCCGATGTGCTGGTGATCGACCTGCAGGATGCCGGCGTACGCTTCTTCACTTACCTGGCCACGCTTGGTTATGCGCTCGAGGCGGCGGCTGCCGCGCATCGTCCGGTGCTCGTGCTGGACCGTCCGAATCCGCTGGGCGCGGATGTCGTCGGCGGCCCGGTGGCGGATCCGGGGCCGCGCACGTTCACCGGCTATTTCCCGCTGCCGCTTCAGCACGGGATGACGATCGGCGAACTCGCGCGCCTGTTCAATGACCGGATGCGAATCGGCGCCGCGCTCACCGTGGTACCGATGGCGCACTACGCGCGCGCGATGCGCTTCGACGCCACCGGGCTGGGCTGGGTGCCGCCGTCGCCGAACCTGCGCGATACCGGCGCGCTGTCGCTGTATCCCGAGACGGGGCTCGTCGAAGGTGCGGCGCTCAGTGTCGGGCGCGGCACCGCAACGCCGTTCGGCGTGGTCGGCGCGCCGTGGATCGACGGCCATGCACTCGCCGACGATCTTCGTGCGATGCGGCTCGGCGCGACCTTCGCGCCGGTTCGCTTCGTGCCGGCGGAAGGACCTTATCGCGGTGTACCGTGCGACGGTGTGCGCATTGCGCGACTGCCCGGCGCGGCAAAACCCGGCGAAATAGGGCTCGCACTTGCACTCGTTTTGCACCGTCGGTATCCCGGACTGTTCCGGATCGACGCGATTCGCGCGTCGGTCGGTTCGCGCGAGGTCGCCGACATGCTGGAAGCGGGGAGGCCGCTCGACGACATCGAACGGGTCGTCGACACGCAGACGGCGGCGTTCGCGCAAGCGCGGGCGGCGTTTCTGCTGTACTGA
- a CDS encoding BON domain-containing protein, with protein sequence MPAVLRLPLFYRMRKGADDHDSLSERQLVFDAAWQAPGVREVVDRLSIA encoded by the coding sequence TTGCCGGCGGTACTGCGCCTACCGTTGTTTTACCGGATGCGAAAAGGAGCCGACGATCATGATTCGCTGAGCGAACGGCAGCTTGTGTTCGATGCCGCCTGGCAGGCGCCGGGCGTGCGCGAAGTCGTCGATCGACTGTCGATCGCTTGA